Proteins encoded in a region of the Hypomesus transpacificus isolate Combined female chromosome 17, fHypTra1, whole genome shotgun sequence genome:
- the LOC124479475 gene encoding synapsin-like: protein MPSGPLCGTSSSSQPPPNSSASSWAAPDVALPSQPNPPFLAQPPPAPPASPPPNPYLTHPLVTLGRISVDLANLLTEIKYNTGKVRRNVTKARLLTAQEMSDVIEEAEDRAARREAQALARADSEQQRAKDRCSAATSSTLSGGSRPSRRRQVSLGVPSASSSGLSIAGPSTHSAPSCASHGPWLPASTTSLQSLPAEEHGHLPPPAASKPADAGPSSSSSSAGPTTSTAVVYFMLTFFEFQPMKI, encoded by the exons ATGCCGTCCGGGCCGCTGTGCgggacctcctcctcctcgcaaCCTCCGCCAAACTCATCGGCATCTTCCTGGGCTGCGCCTGATGTTGCCCTTCCCTCCCAACCCAATCCCCCTTTCCTAGCCCAACCCCCACCTGCtccacctgcctctcctcctccaaatCCTTACCTCACCCATCCCCTGGTAACATTAGGTCGGATTTCAGTCGACCTGGCCAACCTCCTGACCGAAATCAAGTATAACACTGGTAAGGTCAGGAGGAATGTCACCAAGGCCAGGTTACTGACAGCCCAGGAGATGTCCGACGTcatcgaggaggcagaggaCCGAGCTGCGAGGAGGGAAGCACAAGCTCTGGCCAGGGCTGACAGTGAGCAGCAGCGGGCCAAAGACAGGTGCTCGGCAGCCACTTCCTCCACCCTGTCTGGCGGCTCCCGCCCCAGCCGCAGAAGGCAGGTGTCCCTCGGGGTGCCTTCCGCCTCCAGCTCCGGCCTTTCCATCGCCGGTCCCTCAACCCACTCTGCCCCCTCTTGTGCCTCCCACGGTCCCTGGCTGCCTGCCAGCACAACATCACTACAGAGCCTGCCTGCGGAGGAACACGGCCACCTTCCTCCACCTGCTG CCTCCAAACCTGCAGACGCCGGACCATCATCCAGCTCCTCGTCTGCTGGACCCACGACATCCACCGCGGTAGTATACTTCATGTTAACTTTCTTTGAATTCCAACCCATGAAAAtctga
- the si:rp71-1d10.8 gene encoding uncharacterized protein si:rp71-1d10.8 produces MDIEIVNLQWFKMPNIRQLRKRERTTRKWTQESMAQAQEEAKAGRLNVRQAAQEFGVPKTSLSDRVSGRVSSDCVPGQRTLLTPADEDSLVEYLLYSASHGFPLTKPQVLAHALAIYNLRHQAAPKTGLGQTWWINFRERHHHRLTARTPDIIDRGRASCAKRGPIEEYFKLLTTIMEEHGLREKPRQVYNCDETGFQLDATRRKVIVPRGTKHRDHITVLACLNAAGEDIPPFIIYKGEYPGGPYNKEGVPNALYGKSPAGYMDSELFRKWFVEHFLKFASQERPLLLILDGHQSHLDPELVRMAQREGDLSAVSHSFLVSKKEFSRVLRDSYQRVKDRRVVVAGFRRCLPSGPTGH; encoded by the exons ATGGATATAGAAATTGTAAATCTGCAATGGTTTAag ATGCCAAACATCCGGCAACTTCGTAAGAGGGAGAGGACCACCAGGAAGTGGACCCAGGAGTCCATGGCGCAGGCCCAAGAAGAGGCGAAAGCAGGCAGGCTCAATGTACGGCAGGCAGCCCAGGAGTTTGGGGTCCCAAAAACCAGCCTGAGTGACCGAGTCAGTGGAAGGGTGTCCTCTGATTGTGTCCCGGGTCAGAGGACTCTCCTCACCCCTGCAGATGAGGATTCCCTGGTGGAGTACCTCTTGTACTCTGCCAGTCATGGGTTTCCACTGACGAAGCCTCAGGTCCTGGCCCACGCTCTGGCCATCTACAACCTCCGCCACCAGGCAGCCCCCAAGACCGGGCTTGGCCAGACGTGGTGGATCAACTTCAGGGAGCGGCACCACCATCGCCTGACTGCCCGGACCCCAGACATAATTGACCGTGGTAGAGCATCTTGCGCCAAGAGGGGGCCAATAGAGGAGTATTTTAAGCTCCTCACTACCATCATGGAGGAGCACGGGTTGAGGGAGAAACCCCGTCAAGTTTACAACTGTGATGAGACGGGGTTTCAGCTGGATGCTACCAGAAGGAAGGTCATTGTGCCCCGGGGGACAAAACACAGGGACCACATCACCGTCCTGGCCTGCCTTAACGCGGCTGGGGAGGATATCCCCCCTTTCATCATCTACAAGGGGGAATATCCAGGGGGCCCCTACAATAAAGAGGGGGTTCCCAATGCCCTCTACGGGAAGTCGCCAGCAGGGTACATGGACAGTGAGCTGTTCAGGAAGTGGTTTGTCGAGCACTTCCTGAAGTTTGCCAGTCAGGAGCGCCCGCTGCTGCTCATACTGGATGGACATCAGTCCCACCTTGATCCAGAGCTGGTCCGGATGGCACAGAGGGAGG GAGATCTGTCGGCAGTGAGCCACTCCTTCTTGGTTTCTAAGAAGGAGTTTTCAAGGGTCTTAAGAGACTCCTACCAGAGGGTGAAGGATCGGAGAGTGGTGGTGGCTGGGTTCAGGAGGTGTCTACCCTCTGGACCCACTGGCCATTGA